The following coding sequences lie in one Desulfurella sp. genomic window:
- a CDS encoding GtrA family protein, translating into MIKGLISKYRQFYKFLLSGGIAAFANFGSRFFYSEFVNFGLAVVLAYLTGMLVAFILFRLFVFKKSIQPIKKSILYFIMVNIIALIQVYIISIGLADYIFPYIKFNFYPEAVAHAIGISVPTFVSFIGHKRFSFREENA; encoded by the coding sequence GTGATTAAAGGTTTAATTTCAAAATACAGGCAATTTTATAAGTTTCTTTTATCAGGCGGTATTGCAGCTTTTGCAAATTTCGGCTCAAGATTTTTTTATAGCGAATTCGTAAATTTTGGTTTAGCCGTGGTACTTGCGTATTTGACAGGAATGCTTGTAGCTTTTATACTATTTAGGCTTTTTGTTTTCAAAAAAAGCATACAGCCAATAAAAAAATCAATTTTGTATTTTATCATGGTTAATATTATTGCTCTGATACAGGTTTATATAATAAGTATTGGTTTAGCAGACTATATTTTTCCATATATTAAATTTAACTTCTATCCAGAAGCTGTAGCGCACGCCATAGGTATATCCGTTCCAACATTTGTAAGTTTTATCGGTCATAAAAGATTTTCGTTTAGGGAGGAAAATGCGTAA